One part of the Algibacter sp. L1A34 genome encodes these proteins:
- a CDS encoding FixH family protein, protein MKFNWGTGVVLAFIGFITFIMYFVISMFSSENFKNDLVTEDYYGAELLYQNDINKIKNSEQLTENVSYLQTSAGLKIVFPKEFDSKKITGKVFLYRPSNKQLDFETSIVSLSDSNLLIPDKRLVDGRWNIKIDWQYKGNSYLFKESIIY, encoded by the coding sequence ATGAAATTTAATTGGGGAACTGGAGTTGTATTAGCATTTATTGGCTTTATAACATTTATAATGTACTTTGTTATTAGTATGTTTTCGAGCGAAAATTTTAAAAATGACTTAGTTACAGAAGATTATTATGGAGCAGAATTGCTGTACCAAAATGATATAAACAAAATTAAAAATTCGGAGCAATTAACAGAAAACGTTAGCTATTTACAAACCAGCGCGGGCTTAAAAATTGTTTTTCCTAAGGAATTTGATTCTAAAAAAATTACAGGAAAAGTGTTCCTATATAGACCATCTAACAAACAACTAGACTTTGAGACTTCTATTGTTTCACTGTCTGATTCTAATTTGCTCATACCTGACAAACGTTTGGTAGATGGTCGTTGGAACATTAAAATTGATTGGCAATATAAGGGAAATTCTTATCTATTTAAAGAATCTATAATTTATTAA
- a CDS encoding sulfite exporter TauE/SafE family protein codes for MLFSAFILGLLGSFHCVGMCGPIAFMLPVDRNNAFKKAVQIGVYHFGRLLAYSIIGLVFGLIGKSLFLFGFQQQLSIFIGVLMILVVLIPQKIFNKYNFSKPIYRLISKVKSALGSAMKKKTMDTFLTIGFLNGFLPCGLVYMAVFAAIASGNALSGSLYMAVFGLGTIPLMTTAIYFSQFLKGAARQKIQKAIPVFIVIIGLLFIIRGLGLGIPYLSPTPVYDMVSSGIDCH; via the coding sequence ATGCTTTTCTCGGCATTTATACTTGGCTTATTGGGTAGTTTTCACTGTGTGGGCATGTGTGGACCTATTGCTTTTATGCTTCCCGTTGACCGGAATAATGCGTTTAAAAAAGCAGTTCAGATTGGTGTTTATCACTTTGGCAGACTGCTTGCTTACAGTATAATTGGCCTTGTTTTTGGATTAATTGGCAAGAGTTTATTTTTGTTTGGGTTCCAACAACAGCTTTCTATTTTTATTGGTGTTTTAATGATTTTAGTGGTTTTAATTCCGCAGAAAATCTTTAATAAATATAATTTTTCGAAACCTATTTATCGACTTATTTCTAAAGTTAAATCTGCTTTAGGCTCTGCCATGAAGAAAAAAACGATGGATACCTTTTTAACTATTGGTTTTTTGAATGGATTTTTACCTTGTGGCTTAGTTTATATGGCTGTTTTTGCTGCTATTGCAAGCGGAAACGCACTAAGTGGTAGTTTGTATATGGCTGTTTTTGGTTTAGGAACTATACCCTTAATGACTACGGCAATATATTTCTCACAATTTTTAAAGGGTGCTGCACGACAAAAAATACAGAAAGCTATTCCTGTTTTTATTGTAATTATTGGTCTTTTATTTATTATTCGAGGTTTAGGCTTGGGTATTCCGTACTTATCTCCTACTCCTGTTTATGATATGGTTTCGTCTGGTATAGACTGCCATTAA
- a CDS encoding universal stress protein, with protein sequence MKKIIVPIDFSEHSEYALKTAATLAKKHDAEVLVLHMLEMSTVALTASDELLGQQAVFFMKLAEKKFKDFLDKDYLKGVNVTPIIKHFKVFSEVNDVAKENNVDIIIMGSHGSSGIQEMFIGSNTERVVRNSEIPVLIVKNNVVDVNFDVIVLATDLEEESIQSYINTRKMFQDVASKIYLVHVNLPNERFQSTTELEKKAVHFFTKADRSLNHLEDLRFVSDYTVDDGILHFSNKSKADLIVMPTHGRKGLAHFFQGSVGEDVVNHSTLPVLTIKME encoded by the coding sequence ATGAAAAAAATTATTGTACCCATCGATTTTTCAGAACATTCAGAATATGCTTTAAAAACCGCAGCTACATTAGCAAAAAAACATGACGCAGAGGTGCTTGTTTTACATATGCTAGAAATGTCTACAGTTGCACTAACTGCCTCAGATGAGCTGTTAGGACAACAAGCTGTTTTTTTTATGAAATTAGCAGAAAAAAAGTTTAAAGATTTCTTAGATAAAGATTATTTAAAAGGAGTGAATGTAACTCCTATAATAAAGCATTTTAAGGTATTTAGTGAAGTTAATGATGTTGCCAAAGAGAATAATGTCGATATTATAATTATGGGTTCTCATGGCTCAAGTGGAATCCAAGAAATGTTTATTGGATCTAATACTGAGCGTGTGGTTAGAAATTCCGAAATACCTGTTTTAATAGTAAAGAATAATGTTGTAGATGTTAATTTCGATGTTATTGTGCTTGCAACAGATTTAGAAGAAGAATCTATACAGTCTTACATAAATACTCGTAAGATGTTTCAAGATGTTGCTTCTAAAATATATTTAGTACATGTTAATTTGCCAAACGAGAGATTTCAAAGTACTACGGAATTAGAGAAAAAGGCAGTTCACTTTTTTACTAAAGCCGATAGAAGCTTAAACCACTTAGAAGATTTACGTTTCGTTTCCGATTATACGGTAGATGATGGTATTTTACATTTCTCTAATAAAAGTAAAGCAGACTTAATTGTAATGCCAACACATGGACGAAAAGGTTTAGCTCACTTCTTTCAAGGAAGTGTAGGAGAGGATGTTGTTAATCATTCTACTTTACCAGTTCTAACAATAAAGATGGAATAA
- the hemN gene encoding oxygen-independent coproporphyrinogen III oxidase codes for MNNSLVDKYNISGPRYTSYPTVPYWNNETFSLNQWKQSLIQSFKESNSKEGISLYIHLPFCESLCTFCGCNKRITKQHSVESPYINAVLREWDLYLELFDEKPIIKELHLGGGTPTFFSPEHLKLLINGIIKRSVLADNYEFSFEGHPNNTTREHLQALFDVGFRRVSYGVQDYNETVQKAIHRIQPFENVKRATELAREVGYTSVGHDIIFGLPFQTIDHVKSTILKTKELLPDRLAFYSYAHVPWIKGNGQRGFNDQDLPAPELKRKQYELGKQLLAEVGYNEIGMDHFALKTDSLFKSMENGNLHRNFMGYTASKTQAMIGLGVSSISDSWYGFSQNVKGLESYYNLLEDNIIPVYRGHILNEEDLVIRQHILNLMCRFKTSWMNEELRFPELPDVLVRLKEMEQDGLLTIDKNSIEVTEKGQPFVRNICMAFDLLLQRKQPDTQLFSMTV; via the coding sequence ATGAATAATTCATTAGTTGATAAATATAATATTTCTGGACCTCGATATACGAGTTATCCAACTGTTCCCTATTGGAATAATGAGACTTTTTCATTAAACCAATGGAAACAATCGTTAATACAATCTTTTAAGGAAAGTAATTCCAAAGAAGGTATTAGCCTTTATATTCATCTTCCTTTTTGCGAAAGTTTATGTACATTTTGTGGTTGTAATAAGCGTATTACTAAACAACACAGTGTAGAGTCTCCATACATAAATGCAGTTTTAAGAGAGTGGGATTTATATTTAGAGTTGTTCGATGAAAAACCAATTATTAAGGAATTACACCTTGGAGGTGGAACACCAACATTTTTTAGTCCAGAACATTTAAAACTATTAATTAACGGTATTATAAAACGATCTGTTTTAGCCGATAATTACGAATTTAGCTTTGAGGGACATCCTAATAATACCACTCGTGAACATTTACAAGCTCTTTTTGATGTTGGATTTAGACGAGTAAGTTATGGAGTGCAAGATTACAACGAAACCGTTCAGAAAGCCATTCATCGTATTCAACCTTTTGAAAACGTAAAGCGTGCTACAGAATTGGCTAGAGAAGTTGGTTACACCTCTGTTGGTCATGATATTATTTTCGGTTTACCATTTCAGACTATAGATCATGTTAAATCTACAATCTTAAAAACAAAGGAGCTATTGCCAGATCGATTGGCGTTTTACAGTTATGCGCATGTGCCATGGATAAAAGGTAATGGTCAACGAGGTTTTAACGATCAAGATTTACCAGCACCAGAATTAAAAAGAAAACAATACGAGTTAGGAAAACAATTACTTGCCGAAGTAGGTTATAATGAAATTGGTATGGACCATTTTGCATTAAAAACAGACAGCCTTTTTAAATCTATGGAAAACGGTAATTTACACCGTAACTTCATGGGGTATACCGCTTCTAAAACGCAGGCTATGATAGGTTTAGGGGTTTCTTCTATAAGTGATAGTTGGTATGGGTTTTCACAAAACGTTAAAGGCCTAGAGAGTTATTATAATTTATTAGAAGATAATATTATACCCGTTTATAGAGGGCATATTTTAAATGAAGAAGATTTAGTAATAAGGCAACACATTCTTAATTTAATGTGTCGTTTTAAAACAAGTTGGATGAATGAAGAACTTCGCTTTCCAGAGTTGCCGGATGTCTTAGTTCGCTTAAAAGAAATGGAGCAGGACGGTTTATTAACAATAGACAAGAATAGTATTGAGGTTACCGAAAAAGGACAACCATTTGTTAGAAACATCTGTATGGCTTTCGATTTGTTGCTGCAGCGTAAACAACCCGATACACAATTATTTTCTATGACGGTTTAA
- a CDS encoding YceI family protein: MKKISILFFALAISLTSCKNDKKETKTETTEDVVTAVKYVIKPEATSVKWTAYKTTEKKPVGGEFKIVNFEEKTGSTPEEALNDLEFSIPISSLFTNDATNTRDAKIMTSFFGAMLDTEFLTGTINHTDGSYSATITMNGVTTNLPLDIKITEGRRVVMTGVMNLKDWDALGALESLNKVCFDLHKGADGVSKTWEDVAIEVNTFLGEN; this comes from the coding sequence ATGAAAAAAATAAGTATTCTATTCTTTGCATTAGCTATCAGTTTAACCTCTTGCAAAAACGACAAAAAAGAAACTAAAACTGAAACAACAGAAGATGTTGTAACTGCAGTAAAATATGTTATTAAGCCTGAAGCAACTTCAGTAAAATGGACTGCTTATAAAACTACAGAAAAGAAGCCTGTTGGAGGAGAATTTAAAATTGTAAATTTTGAAGAAAAAACTGGATCTACTCCAGAAGAAGCTTTAAATGATTTAGAATTTTCTATTCCTATTAGTAGTCTCTTTACAAATGATGCTACCAACACTCGTGATGCTAAGATTATGACTTCGTTTTTCGGAGCAATGCTAGATACAGAATTTTTAACAGGAACCATTAATCATACAGATGGTTCGTACTCTGCAACAATTACAATGAATGGTGTGACTACCAATTTACCTCTAGACATTAAAATTACTGAAGGACGACGTGTAGTAATGACAGGTGTTATGAATTTAAAAGATTGGGATGCACTTGGAGCTTTAGAATCGCTTAACAAAGTTTGTTTCGATTTACATAAAGGTGCAGATGGTGTTAGTAAAACATGGGAAGATGTTGCTATTGAAGTTAATACCTTTCTAGGCGAAAATTAA
- a CDS encoding LETM1-related biofilm-associated protein: protein MNPSASGWINKLLTDVSKKDSLFNLDKESFYDSLRDSGFIYGSNLEVVENTFDAKNLTEDELCKANLCLAFLYTYKKSDSETEFVNSVIGFYTAIKELKTSFFQDLLGGKKSSEQLENIINKRVQIDANILTKNFNYFIINALLYIDVLAYQTYLKNETISIEYLKNLEAAITSITLEVLNAKATKNKYDESLIKLFESSLRYQNDKLIDYATAVAMVQTTKEAYYILDIACMASWSDAIIDEKEYQFLVKLGYDLNLSSDRIQLSIQTVNAFYTANKNNIALLSSKNIAHSFYDNSSKIVHKLITRNSKRLYRELIDSKELMILLTQSTVRDLTKEEQKKVTDQLLDIFKSIPSLAIFLLPGGAILLPLVIKFIPKLLPSAFDENRIKK, encoded by the coding sequence ATGAACCCATCGGCTTCAGGTTGGATTAATAAACTGTTAACAGATGTTAGCAAGAAGGACTCTTTATTTAATTTAGATAAAGAATCTTTTTACGATTCATTACGAGATTCTGGTTTTATCTACGGAAGTAACTTAGAGGTTGTAGAAAATACTTTTGACGCCAAAAACCTCACAGAAGATGAGCTTTGCAAAGCAAATTTATGCCTAGCCTTTTTATATACATATAAAAAATCTGATTCTGAAACAGAATTTGTTAATAGCGTAATAGGTTTCTACACAGCTATAAAAGAATTGAAAACTTCTTTTTTTCAAGATTTATTAGGAGGAAAAAAGTCGAGCGAACAACTAGAGAATATAATAAATAAACGCGTCCAAATAGATGCGAATATTTTAACAAAAAACTTCAACTACTTTATAATAAACGCATTGCTCTACATCGACGTCCTGGCATACCAAACGTATTTAAAAAACGAAACTATTTCAATTGAGTATTTAAAAAATTTAGAAGCAGCAATTACCTCTATTACTTTAGAAGTGTTAAACGCTAAAGCAACAAAGAATAAATATGATGAAAGTTTAATTAAATTATTTGAATCTTCGCTACGCTACCAAAACGATAAACTAATTGATTATGCCACAGCTGTAGCTATGGTACAAACAACTAAAGAAGCTTATTACATCTTAGATATTGCTTGCATGGCATCCTGGAGCGATGCTATTATAGATGAAAAAGAATATCAATTTTTAGTAAAACTCGGGTACGATTTAAACTTAAGTAGCGACCGAATTCAGCTATCCATTCAAACTGTTAACGCCTTTTACACTGCAAATAAAAATAATATTGCACTTTTAAGTTCTAAAAACATTGCGCATAGTTTTTACGATAATTCTAGCAAAATAGTGCACAAACTTATTACTAGAAACAGTAAACGTTTGTATCGAGAATTGATAGATAGTAAGGAACTCATGATTTTACTAACACAATCTACCGTTAGAGATTTAACTAAAGAAGAGCAGAAAAAAGTAACCGATCAATTATTAGATATTTTTAAATCCATTCCTAGTTTGGCCATTTTTCTATTACCTGGAGGCGCTATTTTATTGCCTTTGGTTATAAAATTTATTCCAAAATTATTACCTTCTGCTTTTGATGAGAATAGGATAAAAAAATAA